From a region of the Helianthus annuus cultivar XRQ/B chromosome 5, HanXRQr2.0-SUNRISE, whole genome shotgun sequence genome:
- the LOC110940871 gene encoding transport and Golgi organization 2 homolog: MCIVVFAWKVHPLYPFLLLLNRDEYHHRPTKSIGWWEGGEILGGRDEVAGGTWLACTRDGRVSFLTNVLELHTLPEAKSRGDLPLRFLESKKSSEEFAKEIVKEVHEYNGFNLITLDLSSNKMFYISNRPKGEPPTVQQVQPGIHVLSNAKLNVPWPKVQRLKLNFKRLLSTYDDDEDIPIKDMIDKLMRDDTKADKSQLPNICSIDWEYNLSSIFVEVDTPLGRYGTRSMIALSIRDTEEASLHETYVEKELWWEKTINYYINSKVKINDITLV, from the exons ATGTGCATTGTAGTTTTTGCTTGGAAAGTTCACCCTCTCTACCCTTTTCTTCTCTTGCTTAATAGAGATGAGTATCACCACAG GCCAACGAAGTCGATTGGGTGGTGGGAGGGTGGAGAGATATTAGGAGGTAGAGACGAGGTGGCCGGAGGGACGTGGTTGGCATGTACAAGAGATGGTAGAGTATCATTTCTTACCAATGTCTTGGAGCTTCACACTCTTCCTGAAGCCAAAAGTAGAGGGGATCTTCCATTGCGTTTCTTGGAG AGCAAGAAGAGTTCAGAGGAATTTGCAAAGGAAATAGTGAAGGAGGTTCATGAGTACAATGGGTTCAACCTCATAACTCTTGATCTTTCTTCAAACAAGATGTTTTACATATCAAACAGACCAAAAGGTGAACCACCAACGGTTCAACAAGTTCAACCAGGCATCCATGTTCTCTCCAATGCCAAGCTCAACGTCCCTTGGCCCAAG GTTCAACGTTTGAAGTTGAATTTCAAAAGATTGCTAAGTACGTATGATGATGACGAGGACATACCCATTAAGGATATGATCGACAAACTGATGAGAGACGACACAAAAGCGGACAAGAGTCAACTTCCTAATATTTGTTCGATTGACTGGGAATACAATCTAAGCTCGATATTTGTCGAAGTAGACACTCCACTT GGACGTTACGGTACTAGAAGCATGATTGCACTAAGCATAAGAGATACCGAAGAAGCAAGTTTACATGAGACCTACGTTGAAAAGGAATTATGGTGGGAGAAAACCATCAACTATTATATCAATTCTAAAGTTAAAATAAATGATATCACTTTAGTATGA